In Felis catus isolate Fca126 chromosome A3, F.catus_Fca126_mat1.0, whole genome shotgun sequence, a single genomic region encodes these proteins:
- the PPP3R1 gene encoding calcineurin subunit B type 1 isoform X3, which produces MGNEASYPLEMCSHFDADEIKRLGKRFKKLDLDNSGSLSVEEFMSLPELQQNPLVQRVIDIFDTDGNGEVDFKEFIEGVSQFSVKGDKEQKLRFAFRIYDMDKDGYISNGELFQVLKMMVGNNLKDTQLQQIVDKTIINADKDGDGRISFEEFCAVVGGLDIHKKMVVDV; this is translated from the exons ttgATGCTGATGAAATTAAAAGGCTAGGAAAGAGATTTAAGAAGCTCGATTTGGACAATTCTGGTTCTTTGAGTGTGGAAGAGTTCATGTCTCTGCCTGAGTTACAACAGAATCCTTTAGTACAGCGAGTAATAGATATATTTGACACAGATGGGAATGGAGAAGTAGACTTTAAAG AATTCATTGAGGGAGTCTCTCAGTTCAGTGTCAAAGGAGATAAGGAACAGAAGTTGAGGT TTGCTTTCCGTATCTATGACATGGATAAAGATGGCTATATTTCCAACGGGGAACTCTTCCAGGTGCTGAAGATGATGGTGGGGAACAATCTGAAAGATACACAGTTACAGCAAATTGTAGACAAAACCATAATAAATGCAGATAAGGATGGAGATGGAAGAATATCCTTTGAAGAATTCTGTGCT GTTGTAGGTGGCCTAGATATCCACAAAAAGATGGTGGTAGATGTGTGA
- the PPP3R1 gene encoding calcineurin subunit B type 1 isoform X2, with the protein MRGNEASYPLEMCSHFDADEIKRLGKRFKKLDLDNSGSLSVEEFMSLPELQQNPLVQRVIDIFDTDGNGEVDFKEFIEGVSQFSVKGDKEQKLRFAFRIYDMDKDGYISNGELFQVLKMMVGNNLKDTQLQQIVDKTIINADKDGDGRISFEEFCAVVGGLDIHKKMVVDV; encoded by the exons ttgATGCTGATGAAATTAAAAGGCTAGGAAAGAGATTTAAGAAGCTCGATTTGGACAATTCTGGTTCTTTGAGTGTGGAAGAGTTCATGTCTCTGCCTGAGTTACAACAGAATCCTTTAGTACAGCGAGTAATAGATATATTTGACACAGATGGGAATGGAGAAGTAGACTTTAAAG AATTCATTGAGGGAGTCTCTCAGTTCAGTGTCAAAGGAGATAAGGAACAGAAGTTGAGGT TTGCTTTCCGTATCTATGACATGGATAAAGATGGCTATATTTCCAACGGGGAACTCTTCCAGGTGCTGAAGATGATGGTGGGGAACAATCTGAAAGATACACAGTTACAGCAAATTGTAGACAAAACCATAATAAATGCAGATAAGGATGGAGATGGAAGAATATCCTTTGAAGAATTCTGTGCT GTTGTAGGTGGCCTAGATATCCACAAAAAGATGGTGGTAGATGTGTGA
- the PPP3R1 gene encoding calcineurin subunit B type 1 isoform X4 — MAGAGKQKVDADEIKRLGKRFKKLDLDNSGSLSVEEFMSLPELQQNPLVQRVIDIFDTDGNGEVDFKEFIEGVSQFSVKGDKEQKLRFAFRIYDMDKDGYISNGELFQVLKMMVGNNLKDTQLQQIVDKTIINADKDGDGRISFEEFCAVVGGLDIHKKMVVDV, encoded by the exons ATGGCAGGGGCAGGCAAACAAAAAG ttgATGCTGATGAAATTAAAAGGCTAGGAAAGAGATTTAAGAAGCTCGATTTGGACAATTCTGGTTCTTTGAGTGTGGAAGAGTTCATGTCTCTGCCTGAGTTACAACAGAATCCTTTAGTACAGCGAGTAATAGATATATTTGACACAGATGGGAATGGAGAAGTAGACTTTAAAG AATTCATTGAGGGAGTCTCTCAGTTCAGTGTCAAAGGAGATAAGGAACAGAAGTTGAGGT TTGCTTTCCGTATCTATGACATGGATAAAGATGGCTATATTTCCAACGGGGAACTCTTCCAGGTGCTGAAGATGATGGTGGGGAACAATCTGAAAGATACACAGTTACAGCAAATTGTAGACAAAACCATAATAAATGCAGATAAGGATGGAGATGGAAGAATATCCTTTGAAGAATTCTGTGCT GTTGTAGGTGGCCTAGATATCCACAAAAAGATGGTGGTAGATGTGTGA